In Methanosarcina barkeri MS, a single window of DNA contains:
- a CDS encoding N-acetyltransferase — translation MRKTSEKSENLKHENLDNELIILPLYEADDLSSFNCESEELNDFLKTNAFLDQNNLVNRTRLCFCNGSLAGFYSLAADTIETKNVIDGIESYPYRKYPAVKIARLAVDSRFERCGIGTFLMKIILAQVVSICDNIGCRNG, via the coding sequence ATGAGAAAAACGAGCGAAAAGTCAGAGAACTTAAAGCACGAGAATCTCGACAATGAACTTATTATACTGCCTCTCTATGAAGCTGACGATCTTTCTTCTTTTAACTGCGAAAGTGAAGAGTTAAATGATTTTTTAAAGACTAATGCCTTTTTAGATCAAAATAATTTAGTCAACCGAACACGATTATGTTTTTGCAATGGTTCTCTGGCCGGATTCTATTCTCTAGCAGCCGACACAATTGAAACCAAAAATGTAATTGATGGAATAGAATCTTACCCCTATCGAAAATATCCAGCGGTTAAAATTGCAAGACTGGCGGTTGATTCCAGGTTCGAAAGATGTGGGATAGGAACTTTTTTAATGAAAATTATTCTGGCTCAAGTGGTATCGATTTGTGATAATATAGGTTGTAGAAATGGATGA
- a CDS encoding NACHT domain-containing protein, with the protein MLEIEFKDICPRMGNKEDSFEELCCEIFYRKIKALRSDLITYNRNRGAGGDGGVEAYWKLTDEKEIGIQCKYIFTYAALIKQLTKSLGSATTIHPNLTCYVVCIPFNLTTNTSKGIGELEKFESWLETKKVELKFSFKVYLWNKSKLLDYIIELDTNNGLKNYWFNKEIFPNGWFEQRINEAKAQAGDRYTPQLSISVPSFEELEIFSNPKVMVDKNKQINLTINEKVDNWNRSYNLKETTKEKISTPYDEIKSGLDEVIETLTKIYTDDWNQEINTDISEKLLNLLDRFQNYESLVFEEFKTKGGVDTPSYRQYMTEYMATFPAEHLDSTRDMILCLKELLSLLTSNKIKLSFSKTVLLKGPAGIGKTHLIIDHALSRKDRGAISLVFYGEDFDHDDPWTTISKKLGLSGNLSRDEFLECLSIASAETQEPILIYIDALNESKDHKKWKRWFPLICEQLKPYPKILLCVSCRDTYITEIFNDINSIPQIDHNGFSECEFEAITEFFNYYKIEHPTSPLLQKEFTNPLFLHLVCSTLKDKEPSSLPLGQQGFLTIMNSFLKKKNKVISSAIDCDPRDNIINKALFALAKSIGQSSSNYIKLDEAKRIVNNILPRSGYTDSLFIQLEKENLVSVIPSMLNEDGLPEYNVRFTFERIQDFLIVREAIKDLDKSLVRDSFNEGNPLYFILNSNCTENIRLGLLEACSIIIPENYNVELTELIDINNSSFEDDIYNAIFRSFEWRSSKAFFDKTRYLVLSQLRKNFNNAVLIDSLLATSTRSDCLLNGEFLHNFLERLNLTTRDPFWNFNIHENYELKQNVYRLIYWAKNANLEHINIESLTLWAIILSWFCASSDRRIRDQSTLGLTRLFITNPQIITPIISKFNSVDDEYILERVTLAAYGAILKLGFFDSLKEIAQTVYNLFLYKKIPCNALIRDNLRLILEFANNMEKLPDNADINVFRPPYESIWPLEIPKQEIVDEIISCEEFSNIPEMYLGSYGFGTDFAHYIVERVFYNFDLKSLNITKNDIYNWFLYSVKEMGYPGYNSKCYMYDMYLRSKYGGGRSKPSWAERLGKKYYWILFYRLIGILSDNLDYIKYYSDPVSKKSNRLQSLGIRHYTMDPTDLRYSIFKKVGSHDWWNPVDYNFSTVKDISPEEWIKTLDLPSVYKAIKAFDNENRQWINLSLSKENKEKNPTQSEKLTGFNRKVTTVIRSILVPKKETKHYRKGIKEMKDQFEIYTSSFNQHSHSIYLAEYPYSEAVQQDLLYGDLYLELTEILPNTTTAYSNEISMLREQSFEYDFSNDERSETIEFPLPMFISKLNLKWDGDSSWVDSSNEEIIINIKNKTCRGLIIREDKLVHLLNKIEMDIIFVVLQEKLIYSMNKTHSNLVQKISHYLYSNGKFSKIHEKEID; encoded by the coding sequence ATGCTAGAAATCGAGTTTAAAGACATTTGTCCTCGAATGGGAAATAAAGAGGATTCATTTGAAGAGTTATGTTGCGAGATATTTTATAGGAAAATTAAAGCTCTTAGATCTGACTTAATTACATATAATCGTAATAGAGGTGCTGGGGGTGATGGGGGAGTTGAAGCATATTGGAAATTAACTGATGAGAAAGAAATAGGTATACAATGTAAGTATATTTTTACATATGCAGCATTAATTAAACAACTCACGAAATCTCTAGGATCTGCTACTACAATACATCCTAATTTAACCTGCTATGTTGTATGCATTCCATTTAATTTAACTACTAACACAAGTAAAGGGATAGGAGAACTAGAAAAATTTGAAAGTTGGTTGGAAACAAAGAAAGTAGAATTGAAGTTTAGTTTTAAAGTGTATTTATGGAATAAAAGTAAACTTCTAGATTATATAATAGAACTCGATACTAACAATGGATTAAAAAATTACTGGTTTAATAAAGAAATATTCCCAAATGGGTGGTTTGAGCAAAGAATTAATGAGGCAAAAGCACAAGCTGGAGACCGGTACACTCCACAGCTGTCAATAAGTGTCCCTTCTTTTGAGGAACTAGAAATATTCTCAAATCCTAAAGTAATGGTAGATAAAAATAAGCAAATCAATTTAACAATAAATGAAAAAGTGGATAATTGGAATCGTTCATATAATCTAAAGGAAACCACAAAAGAAAAAATATCAACACCTTATGACGAAATAAAAAGCGGTCTAGATGAAGTTATTGAAACACTAACCAAGATTTATACAGATGATTGGAATCAAGAAATAAATACAGATATATCTGAAAAACTACTAAATTTACTCGATAGATTTCAAAATTATGAATCGTTAGTCTTCGAAGAGTTTAAGACGAAAGGCGGGGTAGATACTCCTAGTTACCGCCAATACATGACAGAATATATGGCCACTTTTCCTGCTGAACATCTAGATTCAACTCGTGATATGATTCTTTGTCTTAAAGAACTTCTGTCACTTTTGACATCAAATAAAATAAAACTATCATTTTCAAAAACTGTCCTTTTAAAAGGTCCTGCAGGAATTGGAAAGACACATCTAATTATTGATCACGCTTTAAGTCGAAAAGATCGTGGGGCAATTAGTCTAGTTTTTTATGGGGAAGACTTCGATCATGACGATCCATGGACCACGATAAGTAAAAAATTGGGATTATCCGGCAACCTCTCTAGAGATGAGTTCTTGGAATGTCTATCTATAGCATCCGCAGAAACGCAAGAGCCAATACTAATTTATATAGATGCACTAAATGAATCTAAGGATCACAAAAAATGGAAAAGATGGTTCCCATTAATATGTGAACAATTAAAACCATATCCAAAGATACTTCTTTGTGTTTCTTGTCGTGACACTTATATAACTGAGATTTTTAACGATATAAATTCAATTCCACAGATTGACCATAATGGTTTTTCTGAGTGCGAATTTGAGGCGATTACTGAGTTTTTTAATTACTACAAAATTGAACATCCTACATCACCTTTGTTGCAGAAAGAGTTTACAAATCCTCTATTTTTACACTTGGTTTGTAGTACTTTAAAAGACAAAGAACCATCTTCATTACCATTGGGTCAACAGGGTTTTTTAACTATAATGAACTCGTTCCTTAAAAAGAAAAATAAAGTAATTTCATCTGCAATTGACTGTGATCCTCGTGACAACATAATAAATAAAGCATTATTTGCTTTAGCAAAATCAATTGGTCAAAGCTCTTCAAATTATATCAAACTAGATGAAGCAAAGAGAATTGTAAATAATATACTACCAAGATCTGGTTATACTGACTCATTATTTATTCAATTAGAAAAGGAGAATTTAGTATCTGTAATACCATCAATGCTTAATGAGGATGGTTTACCTGAATATAACGTTAGATTCACATTTGAAAGGATTCAGGATTTCCTTATTGTAAGAGAAGCAATAAAAGATTTAGATAAATCATTAGTTCGAGATTCATTTAATGAAGGAAATCCATTATATTTTATACTTAATAGTAATTGCACGGAAAATATTAGATTGGGTTTGCTAGAGGCTTGTTCAATCATTATTCCTGAGAACTATAATGTAGAACTAACAGAGCTCATCGATATAAATAATTCAAGTTTTGAAGATGACATTTACAATGCAATATTTAGAAGTTTTGAGTGGAGAAGTTCCAAAGCATTTTTTGATAAGACCAGATATCTTGTTTTAAGTCAATTACGTAAAAATTTTAATAATGCAGTTTTAATTGACTCATTATTAGCCACATCTACCAGAAGCGACTGCTTATTAAATGGAGAATTCCTACACAATTTTTTGGAAAGGCTTAATTTAACGACAAGAGACCCATTCTGGAATTTTAATATTCACGAAAACTATGAGCTTAAGCAAAATGTTTATCGTCTTATATACTGGGCTAAAAACGCTAATTTAGAACACATTAATATTGAGTCTTTAACGCTATGGGCAATAATTCTCTCATGGTTTTGTGCATCTTCTGACAGAAGAATTAGAGATCAGTCTACTTTAGGATTGACTCGACTTTTTATAACTAATCCACAGATAATTACTCCCATAATAAGCAAATTCAATTCGGTTGATGATGAATACATCTTAGAGAGAGTTACGTTAGCAGCGTACGGAGCTATCTTGAAATTAGGGTTTTTCGATTCCTTAAAAGAGATTGCACAAACAGTATACAATTTATTTCTTTATAAGAAGATTCCCTGCAACGCACTTATCAGAGACAATCTAAGATTGATACTTGAATTTGCAAATAACATGGAAAAATTACCTGATAACGCAGATATAAATGTATTTAGGCCACCTTATGAAAGTATTTGGCCTTTAGAAATCCCTAAACAGGAAATAGTTGATGAAATAATTTCTTGTGAAGAGTTCTCCAATATTCCAGAAATGTATTTGGGAAGCTATGGATTTGGAACAGATTTTGCTCATTACATTGTAGAAAGAGTATTTTATAATTTTGATTTAAAATCACTTAATATTACTAAAAATGATATTTATAATTGGTTTTTGTACTCCGTTAAAGAAATGGGTTATCCTGGGTATAATTCAAAATGTTATATGTATGATATGTATCTGAGATCCAAATATGGAGGAGGGCGGAGTAAACCCAGTTGGGCGGAGAGATTAGGAAAAAAGTATTATTGGATTTTATTCTACAGATTAATTGGTATTCTGTCAGATAATTTAGATTACATTAAATACTACAGTGATCCCGTAAGCAAAAAATCCAACAGATTGCAGAGTCTTGGCATAAGGCACTACACAATGGATCCAACTGATTTAAGATATAGTATTTTCAAAAAAGTAGGTTCGCATGATTGGTGGAATCCTGTTGATTATAATTTTTCAACCGTAAAAGACATTTCTCCAGAGGAGTGGATAAAAACTCTTGACCTACCAAGTGTATATAAAGCAATAAAAGCATTTGATAACGAAAACAGACAGTGGATTAATTTATCACTTTCTAAGGAAAATAAAGAAAAGAACCCAACTCAATCTGAAAAACTCACCGGTTTCAATAGAAAGGTTACTACTGTCATAAGATCGATATTAGTTCCTAAAAAAGAAACAAAACATTATCGGAAAGGCATTAAGGAAATGAAGGATCAATTCGAAATATACACTTCATCTTTCAATCAACATAGTCACTCTATTTATTTAGCAGAGTATCCTTATAGTGAAGCTGTCCAACAAGATTTATTATATGGAGATCTGTACTTAGAACTTACTGAGATTTTACCTAATACGACAACTGCATACTCAAATGAGATAAGTATGCTTAGAGAACAAAGCTTTGAATATGACTTTTCAAATGACGAACGTTCTGAGACAATAGAATTTCCTTTGCCAATGTTCATAAGTAAACTAAACCTCAAATGGGATGGAGACAGCAGTTGGGTGGACAGTTCAAATGAGGAAATAATAATTAACATAAAAAATAAAACGTGTAGAGGCTTAATAATAAGGGAAGATAAATTAGTACATTTATTAAACAAAATAGAAATGGATATTATTTTCGTAGTTCTCCAAGAAAAATTGATATATTCTATGAATAAGACGCATTCCAATCTTGTCCAAAAGATTTCCCACTATTTATATTCGAATGGGAAATTTAGTAAGATTCATGAAAAAGAAATTGATTGA
- a CDS encoding vWA domain-containing protein → MTGFDSPYILIFLLIIPLIYYLHKKARIQKKNEAIKFSNLAFIKSALGDTKKSKRDVHLFYLSLVAISLMIIGFANPHIPLEQTKEGVNVVLVMDVSGSMQAQDYTPSRLEAAKSSAEILIDSLKSKDYAGIVTFESGATTAAYLSPDKENVIGKLRNIAPKEGSTAIGDGLSLGIDMASSIPNKKKVIILLSDGVNNAGYISPDEAIKYAKANNIQVYTIGMGSNSNVLLGYDWFGNPQYAELDEATLQAIANDTGGKYFKSVDDKTLDEIYKNISENIKREKEETNIKDWFFFAALLTLLIQIYYRYGKGRILQ, encoded by the coding sequence ATGACAGGTTTTGATTCTCCTTATATTCTTATATTCTTGCTGATAATTCCGCTTATATATTATCTGCATAAAAAAGCCAGAATACAGAAGAAAAACGAAGCGATAAAATTCAGCAACCTCGCTTTTATTAAATCCGCATTGGGTGACACTAAAAAGTCAAAAAGAGATGTACATCTGTTTTATCTGTCGCTAGTGGCCATCAGCTTGATGATAATAGGTTTTGCAAATCCGCATATCCCTCTGGAACAGACCAAAGAAGGAGTAAATGTTGTACTGGTAATGGATGTTTCAGGAAGTATGCAGGCCCAGGATTACACTCCCTCAAGGCTGGAAGCAGCAAAATCATCGGCTGAAATACTGATCGATTCTCTTAAAAGTAAGGATTATGCGGGAATTGTCACTTTTGAATCCGGAGCTACTACTGCAGCTTATTTAAGTCCCGACAAAGAAAACGTAATTGGAAAACTTCGCAATATTGCACCAAAAGAAGGCAGCACTGCTATTGGAGATGGACTTAGCCTTGGGATTGACATGGCTTCGTCCATTCCAAACAAGAAAAAAGTAATTATATTGTTAAGTGACGGGGTGAATAATGCAGGTTATATTAGCCCTGATGAAGCGATCAAGTATGCGAAAGCTAACAACATTCAGGTCTATACTATCGGTATGGGCTCAAACAGTAATGTGTTACTTGGATATGACTGGTTTGGGAACCCTCAGTATGCAGAACTTGATGAAGCTACACTGCAGGCCATTGCAAATGATACCGGAGGAAAGTATTTCAAATCCGTCGATGACAAAACACTGGATGAAATTTACAAGAACATCAGCGAGAACATAAAAAGAGAAAAAGAAGAAACAAACATCAAAGACTGGTTCTTCTTTGCAGCGCTTCTGACATTACTTATCCAGATATATTATAGATACGGAAAGGGAAGGATACTGCAATGA
- a CDS encoding DUF58 domain-containing protein — protein sequence MQSAKEVIKQVKRIEISTKQQVEGLITGNYHSVFKGQGIDFSEIREYRAGDDVRAIDWKVTARFNRPFIKEFVEERDLRVYFAIDMSASGSFGSNITKKQKAIDIAASLMFAAMENNDNVGLFIFTEGIEKYIPARKGRKHVLKLLSTLISYEPVAKNTDIMNSMQSIAMLLKRRSIVFVISDFCSDDFSKPLKVMKNRHDIVALRVTDKREQELPDVGLIELEDEETGEQLLVDTSNEEFRIRYAELVMEHNESLQRFFRKMKIDMVDLVTDEPYETALKKFFRTRKIRR from the coding sequence ATGCAGAGTGCAAAAGAAGTCATTAAGCAAGTAAAACGTATAGAGATCAGTACAAAACAACAAGTAGAAGGACTGATCACTGGGAACTATCACTCTGTATTCAAGGGTCAAGGTATCGATTTTTCTGAAATCAGAGAATATAGGGCAGGTGATGATGTCCGTGCAATTGACTGGAAGGTTACTGCAAGGTTCAATCGTCCTTTCATTAAAGAATTTGTTGAAGAAAGAGACCTACGTGTTTATTTTGCTATAGATATGTCGGCTTCCGGAAGCTTCGGAAGTAATATCACAAAGAAGCAAAAAGCAATAGATATCGCAGCAAGCTTAATGTTTGCAGCCATGGAAAACAACGATAATGTTGGGCTTTTCATTTTTACGGAAGGAATTGAAAAGTACATTCCAGCCAGAAAAGGCAGGAAACACGTTCTAAAATTGCTCAGCACATTGATTTCCTATGAGCCCGTTGCAAAAAATACAGACATCATGAACAGTATGCAGTCCATTGCCATGCTGCTCAAACGAAGGAGTATCGTCTTTGTAATCTCAGATTTTTGTTCTGATGACTTTTCAAAGCCTCTCAAAGTGATGAAAAACAGACATGATATCGTAGCATTAAGAGTAACTGACAAACGTGAACAAGAACTTCCTGATGTTGGTCTTATCGAACTGGAAGATGAGGAAACCGGTGAGCAACTTCTTGTTGACACTTCCAATGAAGAGTTCAGAATACGCTATGCAGAACTTGTCATGGAACATAATGAATCTTTACAAAGATTCTTCAGGAAAATGAAGATCGACATGGTTGACCTCGTTACAGATGAACCATATGAAACCGCACTTAAGAAATTCTTTAGAACCAGAAAAATAAGGAGATAA
- a CDS encoding AAA family ATPase yields MDENIQKLNERASYYSEQILKLRTEIKNKIIGQDDIIDNMLIALISQGHILLEGVPGLAKTLMARTMAECLDCDFVRLQFTPDLLPADITGTKIYNHNEASFFTLKGPIFSNFILADEINRAPPKVQSALLEAMQERQVSIQGETFKLERPFLVMATQNPIESEGTYKLPEAQVDRFMFKLLIDYPTKDDEIEIIERFTQGIQPQISKILTSEQIIEIQDFNSQIYADRKIKDYVAQVVDATRHPQAYDVDAEGYIEYGASPRASLWLILAAKAHAMLGGRGYVIPEDIKAVAYNVLRHRILLNYEAEVEEVTSDQIIAQILNKVKVP; encoded by the coding sequence ATGGACGAAAATATTCAGAAGCTCAATGAAAGAGCGAGCTACTATTCTGAACAGATCTTAAAACTACGAACTGAGATTAAAAACAAGATAATTGGGCAGGACGACATTATTGACAATATGCTTATAGCATTGATATCCCAGGGTCATATTCTACTTGAAGGTGTCCCCGGCCTCGCAAAGACCCTCATGGCCAGAACAATGGCAGAATGCCTTGATTGTGATTTTGTGAGACTTCAATTCACACCGGACCTATTGCCGGCAGATATAACCGGTACCAAAATATACAACCACAATGAAGCTTCTTTTTTCACACTTAAAGGCCCAATCTTTTCTAACTTTATCCTTGCCGACGAGATAAATCGTGCTCCTCCAAAGGTCCAGTCAGCACTTTTAGAAGCGATGCAGGAAAGACAGGTAAGTATACAGGGAGAAACTTTCAAACTCGAGCGTCCTTTCCTTGTAATGGCAACACAGAACCCAATAGAGTCAGAAGGTACCTATAAGCTTCCTGAAGCACAGGTGGACAGGTTCATGTTCAAACTTCTTATTGATTATCCCACTAAGGATGATGAAATTGAGATCATTGAGAGGTTTACGCAGGGTATACAGCCTCAGATATCGAAGATACTCACATCTGAACAAATTATTGAGATTCAGGATTTCAATTCCCAGATATACGCTGATAGAAAGATCAAGGACTATGTGGCACAGGTCGTAGATGCAACGAGACACCCACAGGCTTATGATGTTGACGCCGAAGGATACATAGAATACGGAGCATCTCCACGTGCATCTTTATGGCTTATACTTGCTGCAAAAGCACATGCAATGCTTGGCGGAAGAGGATATGTGATCCCTGAAGACATAAAAGCTGTTGCATACAACGTGCTTCGGCATCGTATACTTCTTAACTACGAGGCAGAAGTTGAAGAAGTCACCAGTGATCAGATAATTGCACAGATACTGAATAAAGTAAAAGTGCCATGA
- the katG gene encoding catalase/peroxidase HPI: protein MTDERKNPETGREDKQETGRGISNRDWWPNQLKIEILHQHSSKSNPMGEDFNYAKEFKSLDLAAVKKDLAALMTDSQDWWPADFGHYGPLFIRMAWHSAGTYRAFDGRGGGGRGQQRFAPLNSWPDNVNLDKARRLLWPIKQKYGRKISWADLMILAGNVAMETMGFKTFGFGGGREDVWEPDQDVYWGPEDTWLGGDKRYSGDRNLENPLAAVQMGLIYVNPEGPNGNPDPIAAAKDIRDIFARMSMNDEETVALIAGGHAFGKTHGAGPASHVGPEPEAASIEEQGLGWKSSFGTDKGGDTITGGLEVTWTNTPTKWSNNFFRILFGYEWELTKSPAGAYQWQPKGGAGAGTIPDAHDPSKRHPPSMMTTDLSLRFDPVYEKISRHFYKNPDQLADAFARAWFKLTHRDMGPRARYLGPEVPAEELIWQDPIPAVNHKLIDEQDIASLKDKILDSGLSISQLVSTAWASASTFRGSDKRGGANGARIRLAPQKDWEVNQPAELAKVLNTLEGIQSEFNSAASGGKKVSFADLIVLAGCAGVEQAAKNAGHDVTVPFSPGRMDALQEQTDVVSFALLEPIADGFRNYLKNQYTVSAEALLVDKAQLLTLTAPEMTVLIGGMRVLNTNFGQTQHGVFTQKPEALTNDFFVNLLDMGTEWKAVSNARDMFEGRDRKTGKVKWTGTRVDLIFGSNSQLRALAEVYGSADAQKKFIQDFVAAWTKVMNLDRFDLA, encoded by the coding sequence ATGACTGACGAAAGAAAAAACCCTGAAACGGGCAGAGAAGATAAACAAGAAACCGGTAGAGGCATATCGAACCGCGACTGGTGGCCAAACCAGTTGAAGATAGAGATCCTGCATCAGCATTCCTCCAAGTCCAACCCAATGGGCGAAGACTTCAACTACGCGAAAGAGTTCAAGAGCCTCGACCTAGCGGCTGTGAAGAAAGATCTCGCGGCGCTGATGACCGATTCGCAGGACTGGTGGCCGGCGGACTTCGGTCACTATGGTCCTTTGTTCATTCGCATGGCGTGGCACAGCGCCGGCACCTACCGCGCCTTTGACGGCCGCGGCGGTGGCGGTAGAGGCCAGCAGCGCTTTGCACCGCTCAACAGTTGGCCGGACAACGTCAACCTGGACAAGGCACGTCGCCTGCTCTGGCCGATCAAGCAGAAGTATGGCCGGAAAATTTCATGGGCCGATCTCATGATTCTTGCGGGTAACGTCGCCATGGAAACTATGGGATTCAAAACGTTCGGTTTCGGAGGCGGTCGCGAGGACGTCTGGGAACCGGATCAGGACGTCTATTGGGGCCCTGAGGACACGTGGCTGGGTGGTGATAAACGCTACTCCGGTGACCGGAACCTCGAAAATCCGCTCGCTGCCGTGCAGATGGGGCTGATCTACGTCAATCCGGAAGGTCCAAACGGCAACCCGGATCCGATCGCGGCGGCCAAGGATATCCGTGATATTTTCGCTCGCATGTCCATGAACGACGAAGAGACCGTTGCGCTTATCGCTGGCGGTCACGCCTTCGGCAAAACCCACGGTGCCGGCCCTGCGTCCCATGTCGGGCCTGAGCCAGAAGCGGCCAGTATCGAGGAGCAAGGCCTCGGTTGGAAAAGCAGTTTCGGCACCGACAAAGGCGGTGACACGATCACCGGAGGCCTGGAGGTCACCTGGACCAACACGCCGACGAAGTGGAGTAATAACTTCTTCAGGATCCTGTTCGGCTACGAGTGGGAATTGACGAAGAGCCCGGCCGGTGCATATCAGTGGCAACCTAAAGGTGGCGCAGGCGCCGGCACGATTCCAGACGCCCACGACCCGTCCAAGCGCCACCCGCCAAGCATGATGACCACTGACCTTTCCTTGAGGTTCGACCCCGTCTACGAAAAGATTTCAAGGCACTTCTACAAGAACCCGGATCAATTAGCGGATGCATTCGCCCGCGCATGGTTCAAGCTAACGCACCGCGACATGGGTCCTCGCGCCCGCTATCTCGGTCCGGAGGTTCCTGCCGAAGAGCTCATCTGGCAGGACCCCATCCCCGCAGTCAATCACAAGTTAATCGATGAACAGGACATTGCCTCCCTTAAGGACAAGATCCTTGACTCAGGGCTGTCAATCTCGCAACTGGTTTCGACCGCCTGGGCTTCAGCGTCTACCTTCCGTGGCTCCGACAAGCGTGGTGGTGCGAACGGTGCACGAATTCGCCTCGCGCCACAGAAGGATTGGGAAGTCAACCAGCCGGCCGAGCTGGCGAAAGTGCTGAACACTCTTGAAGGTATCCAGAGCGAGTTTAACAGCGCGGCCTCTGGCGGCAAGAAGGTCTCGTTTGCTGACCTGATTGTTTTGGCTGGTTGTGCAGGCGTCGAGCAAGCTGCGAAAAATGCTGGTCACGATGTGACGGTCCCCTTCTCGCCAGGGCGCATGGATGCCTTGCAGGAGCAGACCGATGTTGTCTCCTTCGCCTTACTCGAACCGATCGCGGATGGTTTCCGCAACTACCTCAAGAACCAATACACCGTATCAGCCGAGGCGTTGCTGGTTGACAAGGCTCAATTGCTGACGCTGACCGCACCAGAGATGACAGTGCTCATTGGCGGTATGCGCGTGCTGAACACCAACTTCGGACAGACCCAGCACGGCGTTTTTACCCAGAAGCCGGAAGCGCTAACCAACGACTTCTTCGTGAACCTGCTCGACATGGGCACTGAGTGGAAGGCGGTATCGAACGCCAGGGATATGTTTGAAGGGCGCGATCGCAAGACTGGCAAAGTCAAGTGGACCGGCACGCGTGTCGATCTCATCTTCGGTTCTAACTCCCAGCTCCGGGCTCTGGCCGAGGTATACGGAAGCGCAGACGCGCAGAAGAAGTTTATCCAGGACTTCGTGGCGGCCTGGACCAAGGTGATGAACCTTGACCGATTCGACCTCGCCTGA
- a CDS encoding catalase-related domain-containing protein codes for MTDSTSPDRSINVFNSLKIFKTNDFAQIKERYRSLDKIRQEHMIGNLMADLSHVTIQGAIENLQQADETLAASVAKGVRGYIKIKKRGYFEYRGYPRILYFLSRNHPLIAFTLAFGLPDCYARLYFRKLKISISQRTHSFQAPLLPELELLLAGHPVAAVTVGLVL; via the coding sequence TTGACCGATTCGACCTCGCCTGATCGTAGCATAAACGTCTTCAATAGCTTGAAGATCTTCAAAACAAACGACTTTGCTCAGATTAAAGAACGGTATCGGTCGCTTGACAAGATCAGGCAGGAACATATGATTGGCAACCTTATGGCCGACCTAAGCCATGTCACCATTCAAGGTGCAATCGAAAACTTGCAGCAGGCTGATGAGACTTTGGCAGCATCTGTAGCAAAAGGAGTTCGAGGATATATTAAAATAAAGAAGCGAGGATATTTTGAATACAGAGGCTACCCTCGAATTCTCTATTTTTTATCGCGGAATCACCCATTGATTGCTTTCACTTTGGCTTTTGGATTGCCTGATTGTTATGCGAGATTATATTTCCGCAAGTTAAAAATCTCTATAAGTCAAAGAACTCACTCATTCCAGGCCCCACTTCTTCCTGAACTCGAGCTTCTGCTGGCTGGTCATCCAGTGGCTGCCGTCACAGTAGGGCTTGTTCTCTGA
- a CDS encoding polysaccharide deacetylase family protein: MSNEIIVKGNPNIRNIALTFDDGPGRITPYILDVLRKYGAKATFFFLGYCIDKSIVAQDYTGRYVTGSEIVKRANDDGHLISVHSYDHLALPRLTDEEILNNELSRTKNIITNLIGKTPVYFRPPYGSIDDRVNNIAKALDLKIVLWSCRSADSSTEPAVILDGPLIYTYGPVDLYNNIMRTTENGSIILCHDGHSGTREANFGIVSALDRAIPELQQKRFNFVTVEDLLVTGNYVIQT; the protein is encoded by the coding sequence ATGTCAAACGAAATAATTGTAAAAGGTAATCCTAACATCCGTAATATTGCTCTGACCTTTGATGATGGCCCAGGCAGAATAACCCCATATATTCTTGACGTGCTTCGAAAGTATGGAGCCAAAGCTACATTTTTTTTCCTTGGTTACTGTATTGACAAAAGTATTGTTGCTCAGGATTATACGGGCAGATATGTAACAGGTAGCGAAATTGTCAAACGTGCAAATGATGACGGCCATCTCATATCCGTTCATTCTTATGATCATCTAGCTCTTCCCAGACTTACTGATGAAGAAATTCTTAATAATGAATTGTCCAGAACCAAAAATATAATTACTAATTTGATAGGAAAAACTCCTGTATACTTTCGTCCTCCCTATGGCAGTATTGACGATAGAGTAAATAACATTGCAAAAGCACTTGACCTCAAAATCGTTTTATGGAGCTGTCGCTCAGCAGATAGTTCAACTGAACCTGCTGTTATTCTTGACGGACCTCTTATTTACACGTATGGACCAGTAGATCTTTACAACAACATAATGAGAACTACTGAAAACGGATCAATTATTTTATGTCATGATGGGCACAGTGGAACTCGTGAAGCAAACTTTGGGATTGTATCGGCTTTAGACAGAGCGATCCCTGAATTACAGCAAAAAAGATTCAATTTTGTAACGGTAGAAGACTTATTGGTAACTGGAAATTACGTAATTCAAACTTGA